A window of Tetrapisispora phaffii CBS 4417 chromosome 9, complete genome contains these coding sequences:
- the TPHA0I00600 gene encoding uncharacterized protein (similar to Saccharomyces cerevisiae GNT1 (YOR320C); ancestral locus Anc_8.798): MILKRKLRIIPIAILVILAIVYFCNSVVHFQLHKEIKYYKKYFKQRKNGIQGSYYPLAIKQIPAETIDHLYDTRLARAKSSKDKIDWKKLAYVNYVTEPSYLCNTLIMFQSLITHGTQAKLLLLISPELLDPNSESSIEYNTVALIEHIKKLNTDEENPQIIIKSVDTILKQNDSTLWKNSLTKLAVFNQTEYDRIIYMDNDAYLTDSLDELFFIPDYIKFAAPLTYWFLSEKDLKKAADEVENDDGEPTNLYFYLKQIDARIDKGQMIYNHLPSLPHTLFLDSKDIADDIIHGTPSRSPLLDYVKTRRTSKLKFASNLMVIKPSEDDFNRIITEFLPELINKKDSYDMDLINDYLYNLKYIISEQFMIFRKLKSHFTPEVMVLPFSRYGLLTGSIKNRNHYPMIANDILGYTKIEEKTKSDKIDGLNIATKPDDIKISDYISKNKYIHFSDYPLGKPWQYEKFDDFKCVVDKKNSKHSEDDAEMCKVWNSVFELYMVERNICAKV; the protein is encoded by the coding sequence ATGATTTTAAAGAGAAAATTAAGGATAATACCGATAGCAATATTGGTTATCCTAGCCATTGTGTACTTTTGTAATAGTGTTGTCCATTTCCAATTGCATAAGGAgatcaaatattataaaaaatattttaaacaGAGGAAAAATGGTATTCAAGGTTCTTATTATCCATTAGCTATTAAACAAATTCCTGCAGAGACCATAGATCACCTATATGATACAAGATTAGCTCGTGCCAAGTCTAGTAAGGATAAAATTGATTGGAAAAAACTTGCATACGTCAATTACGTTACTGAACCGTCATATTTATGTAATACACTAATTATGTTTCAATCCCTGATAACACATGGTACCCAAGCAAAACTATTATTACTAATATCTCCTGAGTTGTTAGATCCAAATTCTGAAAGCAGCATTGAATATAACACAGTGGCTCTTATTGAACatattaagaaattaaaCACTGATGAAGAAAACCCTCAGATTATTATCAAGAGCGTTGATACAATcttaaaacaaaatgatTCCACTTTATGGAAGAACAGTTTGACTAAGTTAGCAGTGTTTAATCAAACTGAATATGatagaattatttatatggATAATGATGCATATTTGACTGATAGCTTAGAtgaattgttttttattcCTGACTACATTAAGTTTGCAGCACCTTTAACTTACTGGTTTCTGTCAGAAAAGGATCTCAAAAAAGCAGCAGATGAGgttgaaaatgatgatggAGAACCAACTaatctatatttttacttAAAACAAATTGATGCAAGAATTGACAAAGGGCAAATGATATACAACCATTTACCATCACTACCTCatactttatttttagattCCAAGGATATTGCTGATGACATTATACATGGTACTCCATCAAGATCGCCATTATTGGATTATGTGAAAACTCGTAGAACTAGTAAATTAAAGTTTGCAAGCAATTTAATGGTAATTAAGCCATCAGAAGACGATTTTAACAGAATCATAACAGAATTCTTACCAGAATTGATTAACAAAAAAGACAGTTATGATATGGATCTAATCAATGATTATTTGTATAActtgaaatatattatttctgAACAGTTTATGATATTCCGTAAATTAAAGTCGCATTTCACCCCTGAAGTAATGGTATTACCATTTAGTAGATATGGTTTATTGACTGGATCGATTAAAAATAGAAATCATTATCCAATGATAGCAAACGATATATTAGGCTATACAAAAATAGAGGAGAAAACCAAATCAGATAAAATTGACGGATTGAATATTGCCACTAAACcagatgatattaaaatttctgATTACATTAGtaagaataaatatatccaTTTCTCAGACTATCCATTAGGTAAGCCATGGCAATATGAAAAATTCGATGACTTCAAATGTGTCGTAGATAAAAAGAACTCCAAACATTCAGAAGATGATGCTGAAATGTGTAAGGTTTGGAATTCTGTTTTCGAATTGTACATGgttgaaagaaatatatGTGCTAAAGTCTGA
- the TPHA0I00610 gene encoding uncharacterized protein (similar to Saccharomyces cerevisiae FAA4 (YMR246W) and FAA1 (YOR317W); ancestral locus Anc_8.796), with protein sequence MYSVEIDKPANEHETAIRRNVDAKNGLVTIPVGMKCTTVYEFAVERFNQIANKDAMGWRDVIEIHEEEKIIVKKVDGKDTEVKKTWNYFELSGYKYNKYSELLTIFETLGKGLLKIGLRSSIDDTIEADKIHIYASTSHKWMKIFLAAQSQNLPVVTAYDTLGEKGLIHSMKQTNSKAMFTDNALLKSLVNPLAEATNLKYLIYSDTIDPNDKRFGGKLYNEANEALEELKKIRPDVQFYSFDEIMEFGSNIPNDTTEFEFIRPKPEDLSCIMYTSGSTGDPKGVVLKHKTVIASLGGCGVNTAFVGETDRIIAFLPLAHIFELTFELLVFLWGATIGYANVKTLTTASVRNCQGDLQEFKPTVMVAVAAVWESVKKGILQQVSNLPFITQKIFWGAYKAKSTMNNYHIPGGNALGNLVFKKIKQATGGNLRFVLNGGSPVSLETQTFITNLICPMLIGYGLTETNASGAILRPKNFELGVTGDIVCGIEVKLVDVEELGYFAKKNQGELWIRGDPVTPEYYKNPEETKNAFTEDGWFKTGDIAEFTPKGFLNIIDRKKNLVKTLNGEYIALEKLESIYRSNQYVANICVYADITKVKPIAIIVPNLPPLTTLAKKLGILKGNEDIESYLNNKQLVKAAYDDIIKTGRAAGLVGIEMLQGIVFFDGEWTPQNGFVTSAQKLKRKLILETVQKQVDKVYASSS encoded by the coding sequence ATGTATTCAGTCGAAATTGATAAACCTGCTAATGAGCATGAAACTGCTATTAGAAGAAATGTTGATGCCAAAAATGGTTTAGTTACTATTCCAGTTGGTATGAAGTGTACCACAGTTTATGAATTTGCTGTCGAAAGATTCAACCAAATTGCAAACAAAGATGCAATGGGTTGGAGAGATGTTATTGAAATTcatgaagaagaaaagataATCGTCAAGAAGGTTGATGGTAAAGATACCGAAGTTAAAAAAACTTGGAATTATTTCGAATTATCAGgctataaatataataaatatagcGAATTACTAACTATATTCGAGACTTTGGGTAAAGGTTTGCTTAAGATAGGTTTAAGATCATCAATAGACGATACTATTGAAGCTGACAAAATACATATTTACGCTTCCACCTCTCATAAATGGATGAAGATCTTTTTAGCTGCTCAATCTCAGAATTTACCAGTTGTTACCGCATATGATACCTTAGGTGAAAAAGGTTTGATTCATTCAATGAAACAAACAAATTCAAAGGCAATGTTTACTGATAATGCATTACTAAAATCGTTAGTTAATCCATTAGCGGAAGCTACCaacttaaaatatttgatttattccGACACCATAGATCCAAACGATAAGAGATTTGGAGGTAAATTATACAATGAAGCAAACGAAGCATTGGAAGAGTTGAAAAAAATCAGACCAGATGTCCAGTTTTATtcatttgatgaaattatgGAGTTTGGTTCAAACATTCCAAATGATACCAcagaatttgaatttattagaCCAAAGCCAGAAGATTTGTCTTGTATTATGTACACCTCAGGTTCTACTGGCGATCCAAAGGGTGTTGTATTGAAGCATAAAACTGTTATTGCTTCCTTAGGAGGTTGCGGTGTCAACACTGCTTTTGTTGGCGAGACCGACAGAATTATTGCATTCTTGCCATTAGCCcatatttttgaattaactTTCGAATTACTTGTATTTCTATGGGGTGCAACAATTGGTTACGCTAATGTTAAAACATTAACAACTGCATCTGTTCGCAATTGTCAAGGTGATTTACAAGAATTCAAACCAACAGTAATGGTCGCAGTTGCTGCTGTATGGGAATCAGTTAAAAAAGGTATTTTACAACAAGTCTCCAACTTACCTTTTATAACCCAAAAAATTTTCTGGGGTGCATACAAAGCCAAGTCAACCATGAATAATTATCATATCCCTGGTGGTAATGCTCTAGGTAACCTTGTATTTAAAAAGATCAAACAAGCGACTGGTGGTAACTTAAGATTTGTTTTAAATGGTGGTTCTCCAGTTTCTTTAGAAACTCAAACTTTCATCACTAATTTGATTTGTCCAATGTTGATTGGTTATGGTTTAACTGAAACTAATGCATCTGGTGCCATTTTGAGACCAAAGAACTTTGAATTAGGTGTTACTGGTGATATCGTGTGTGGTATTGAGGTAAAACTAGTTGACGTAGAAGAATTAGGATATTTTGCCAAGAAAAATCAAGGTGAATTATGGATCAGAGGTGACCCTGTTACGCCAGAATATTATAAGAACCCAGAAGAAACAAAGAACGCTTTTACAGAAGACGGTTGGTTTAAAACTGGTGATATTGCGGAATTTACTCCAAAAGGTTTCTTGAACATCATTGacagaaagaaaaatttagtTAAAACTTTAAACGGTGAATATATTGCATTGGAGAAACTAGAATCTATATATAGATCAAACCAATATGTGGCAAACATTTGTGTTTACGCTGATATTACTAAAGTTAAACCAATTGCTATTATCGTTCCAAATCTACCTCCATTAACGACATTGGCTAAAAAGTTAGGAATTTTAAAGGGTAACGAAGACATCGAATCCTACCTAAACAACAAACAATTAGTCAAGGCCGCTTATGATGACATTATTAAAACAGGTAGGGCTGCTGGTCTTGTTGGTATTGAAATGTTACAAggtattgttttttttgatgGTGAGTGGACTCCACAAAACGGTTTTGTTACTTCTgctcaaaaattaaagagaAAACTAATTTTAGAGACTGTTCAAAAGCAAGTTGATAAAGTTTACGCATCTTCTTCATAA
- the TPHA0I00620 gene encoding cation diffusion facilitator family transporter (similar to Saccharomyces cerevisiae ZRC1 (YMR243C) and COT1 (YOR316C); ancestral locus Anc_8.792), with protein sequence MTHSLALVADSFHMLNDIFSLIVALWAVNVAKTRKPDEKYTYGWKRAEILGALINSVFLIALCVSIFIEAIQRLFEPQEIGNPYLVLSVGAAGLASNIIGLFLFHDVGHGAHSHSHGDSHDDLEDYGELHDESSHSHATSQPTEHSHSHSLSPTPEETPSSSGSITNVIPQVIVDNEASHLLAGTNNNHNAHLEQRSNTHIGHSHGSMNMQGVFLHVLGDALGNIGVIVAALFIWKTDYSWRFYADPLVSLVITVIIFSSAMPLSRKASKILLQATPSTIASQSVQTDILAIPGVVSVHDFHIWNLTESLFIASVHVKVDATPENFTSIAKLIRNVFHNYNIHSATVQPEFINSSITADQNKKFSILAGSSTESSTALEITNGTQDVIRPSQNRYGSTQDQSNCLVDNLSNCNTDDCLPK encoded by the coding sequence ATGACCCATTCATTAGCTTTAGTTGCCGATTCATTTCACATgttaaatgatatattttcattaattgtAGCATTATGGGCAGTTAATGTTGCTAAAACAAGAAAACCAGATGAAAAATACACTTATGGCTGGAAAAGAGCTGAAATCTTGGGCGCTTTGATTAACTCAGTGTTTTTAATTGCCTTATGTGttagtatatttattgaagcTATACAAAGATTATTTGAACCTCAAGAAATAGGAAATCCATATCTAGTACTAAGCGTTGGTGCTGCAGGGTTAGCTTCCAATATAATAGGTTTATTCCTTTTCCACGATGTAGGACATGGTGCACATTCTCACTCACATGGAGACAGCCATGATGATCTGGAAGATTATGGTGAACTACATGATGAATCGTCGCATTCTCACGCAACTTCTCAACCAACTGAACATTCTCATTCGCATTCACTTTCTCCTACTCCAGAAGAGAcaccttcttcttctggATCTATCACTAATGTTATTCCTCAAGTTATTGTTGATAATGAAGCCTCTCACTTGTTGGCTggaacaaataataatcacAATGCCCATTTGGAGCAAAGATCAAATACTCATATAGGCCATTCACATGGCTCAATGAACATGCAAGGTGTATTTTTACATGTTCTTGGCGATGCATTGGGTAATATTGGTGTTATCGTTGCTGCACTATTCATTTGGAAAACTGACTATTCTTGGAGATTTTATGCTGATCCTTTAGTTTCATTAGTAATTACTGTCATTATCTTTTCATCAGCGATGCCGTTATCAAGGAAGGCTTCCAAAATTTTGTTACAAGCTACTCCATCTACAATTGCTTCTCAAAGTGTTCAAACTGATATTTTAGCCATTCCAGGCGTTGTCTCCGTCCATGATTTCCATATTTGGAACTTAACCGAATCACTTTTCATTGCCTCCGTTCATGTTAAAGTAGATGCTACACCTGAGAATTTTACGTCAATTGCAAAACTCATAAGAAACGTATTTCATAACTACAACATTCACTCCGCTACTGTACAGCCAgaatttataaattcatCAATCACAGCGgatcaaaataaaaaattctCCATATTGGCAGGTTCTTCAACTGAATCGTCGACTGCCTTAGAAATCACTAATGGAACCCAAGACGTCATTAGGCCATCACAGAACCGTTACGGCTCCACTCAAGATCAATCTAATTGTTTGGTGGATAATTTATCCAATTGTAATACTGATGATTGCTTACCAAAATAg
- the TPHA0I00630 gene encoding uncharacterized protein (similar to Saccharomyces cerevisiae SFG1 (YOR315W); ancestral locus Anc_8.791): MKYDFEPVVQMKSSTPLSKIRKSNTIPNAPLKACKVHGLMKLQLEQGTDLVSTPCKKSSRLNKDLLAGRAITRQTIIVSHSHDIKALLNPDISEISQTNLDEVSDDDTISLPDNEVNIFDNAPYCIPKERIVSPLSDIEDDEKESLKTLYDSLSRNSNRLYRTEKNILRGLTSESEYTLTKDNIASHNCDGDGTFEQFEQEYKKHYPQHRNPNIRTKPLLLYPKEHLNLLVTSSRGSVDDATIFATEVNSVTRFGKGTSDDQMLPMITNELQKISIPVLTSLEERKNMIKNKYHIEEQYEQQYFGNSYSVCDNIDDQESESAIIRGYRFEHDQCNNNTNVTVRKEKHIRWTN, from the coding sequence atgaaatacgATTTTGAACCTGTGGTTCAGATGAAATCATCCACACCACTCTCAAAAATAAGGAAATCCAATACTATTCCTAACGCACCTTTGAAAGCTTGCAAAGTCCATGGCTTGATGAAATTACAACTGGAGCAAGGGACGGATTTGGTATCGACACCGTGTAAGAAATCGTCTCGGTTGAATAAGGACTTACTCGCTGGTAGAGCCATCACGAGACAAACTATAATCGTTTCCCATTCGCATGATATCAAAGCACTATTGAATCCTGATATTTCAGAAATTTCACAAACGAATTTAGATGAAGTCAGTGATGACGACACTATAAGTCTCCCGGACAATGaagttaatatatttgataatgcTCCGTACTGTATCCCAAAGGAAAGAATTGTTAGTCCATTGAGTGACATAGAGGACGATGAGAAAGAAAGTTTGAAAACGTTATACGATAGCTTGTCTCGTAACTCAAATAGACTATATCGAACcgaaaaaaatatactgaGAGGCCTAACTTCAGAATCAGAATATACGTTAACAAAAGACAATATAGCGTCGCATAACTGTGATGGGGATGGTACGTTTGAACAATTTGaacaagaatataaaaaacaTTATCCACAACATAGAAACCCAAATATCCGTACAAaaccattattattatatccaAAGGAACATTTGAATCTTTTGGTAACGTCATCTAGGGGTTCAGTTGACGATGCCACAATATTTGCAACTGAAGTTAATTCAGTTACTAGATTTGGTAAGGGGACGTCAGATGACCAAATGTTACCTATGATTACAAATGAATTACAAAAGATTTCAATACCGGTACTAACTTCATTAGAAGAAAggaaaaatatgataaaaaataaatatcatatCGAGGAACAATATGAACAACAATATTTCGGAAATAGTTATTCTGTATGTGATAATATTGACGATCAGGAATCGGAATCTGCTATTATTAGAGGCTATAGATTCGAACATGATCAATGtaacaataatacaaaTGTAACAGTGAGAAAGGAAAAGCACATAAGGTGGACGaattaa